A region from the Triticum aestivum cultivar Chinese Spring chromosome 3D, IWGSC CS RefSeq v2.1, whole genome shotgun sequence genome encodes:
- the LOC123080317 gene encoding squamosa promoter-binding-like protein 2, which produces MDSWEHKMPSWDLGTVVAPSGGGGGGGGGGGALDLKLGAPTSWRPVPAAAAAAAAVVSVQQQQHPPSAVAAPAKRARAGQGQQTVPPCSVEGCTADLSRCREYHRRHKVCEAHSKTPVVAVAGQQQRFCQQCSRFHLLGEFDEVKRSCRKRLDGHNRRRRKPQPDPLNPAGLFANHHGVTRFASYPQIFSPTSMAEPKWPGGIAVKTEADAFHEQYYSFSGAASLFHHGKRERKHFPFLTDGGGEAAFGCQPPAFTITPSSESSSNSSRHSNGKTTMFAHDGGPDHNCALSLLSDSPAPAHIMVPAEQAHHLGGGGVTIQYGGGGKVARLSSNGDVSLTGLSYVSLGDKGAPMLHASNRSQHAAATATTAVTTSTEAAPAASQLQQQYHGYYHHQHQVSADQGNHPDAGGMHALPFSSW; this is translated from the exons ATGGATTCTTGGGAGCACAAGATGCCTTCGTGGGACCTCGGCACGGTGGTCGCGCccagcggcggcgggggaggaggaggcggtggcggcggcgcgctggaCCTGAAGCTCGGCGCACCCACGAGCTGGAGGCCGgtcccagcggcggcggcggcggccgctgcGGTGGTAtcggtgcagcagcagcagcatccgcCTTCCGCGGTGGCGGCGCCGGCGAAGCGGGCCCGGGCGGGGCAGGGGCAGCAGACGGTGCCGCCGTGCTCCGTGGAGGGGTGCACGGCCGACCTGTCCCGGTGCCGCGAGTACCACCGCCGGCACAAGGTCTGCGAGGCGCACTCCAAgacgcccgtcgtcgccgtcgccggccagCAGCAGCGCTTCTGCCAGCAGTGCAGCAG GTTCCATTTGCTCGGGGAGTTCGACGAGGTGAAGAGGAGCTGCAGGAAGCGGCTCGACGGCCACAACCGGCGCCGCCGGAAGCCGCAGCCGGATCCCCTCAATCCTGCCGGCTTGTTCGCTAATCACCACG GAGTGACAAGATTCGCGTCGTACCCGCAAATCTTCTCCCCGACGTCCATGGCGGAGCCCAAGTGGCCCGGCGGCATCGCGGTGAAGACGGAGGCCGACGCGTTCCACGAGCAGTACTACTCCTTCAGCGGCGCCGCCTCCCTCTTCCACCACGGCAAGCGGGAGAGGAAGCACTTCCCCTTCCtgaccgacggcggcggcgaggccgcGTTCGGCTGCCAGCCGCCGGCCTTCACCATCACCCCTTCCTcggagagcagcagcaacagcagccggCACAGCAACGGCAAGACCACCATGTTCGCCCACGACGGGGGCCCGGACCACAACTGTGCTCTCTCTCTTCTGTCAGACAGCCCGGCGCCGGCGCACATCATGGTCCCCGCGGAGCAGGCGCATcatctcggcggcggcggcgtgacgatacagtacggcggcggcggcaaggtggcGCGGCTGTCCAGCAACGGCGACGTCTCGCTCACCGGGCTGTCTTACGTGAGCCTGGGAGACAAGGGCGCGCCCATGTTGCACGCGTCTAACAGATCACAGCACGCCGCCGCTACCGCTACCACTGCCGTCACTACCAGCACAGAGGCGGCTCCGGCGGCATCCCAGCTCCAGCAGCAGTACCATGGATACTACCACCACCAACACCAAGTGAGCGCTGATCAGGGGAACCACCCGGATGCAGGCGGGATGCATGCCCTACCCTTCTCGTCATGGTAG